A single region of the Lagopus muta isolate bLagMut1 chromosome 24, bLagMut1 primary, whole genome shotgun sequence genome encodes:
- the LOC125684314 gene encoding uncharacterized transmembrane protein DDB_G0289901-like isoform X4 produces the protein MSASQRILRRRCRFGDQRQSVRLSSSWGRLSAGSVGGARGGWRSTFQRYRNTVRAPVLQRVRARGGRCPTRNQISTVHNQPTMVQHVGGAVGAGGASAQTAVIVSQPSMVQHKGGADGGQGAATPRNTKTSTNLGQPSMVQPKGGADGGRGATTPRNTKTSTNLSQPSMVQHKGGAEGGWGAATPSNTHIIQPAMSKNKRKAVFENKREDTFQNKRRAVGGLGDMTQRNTEHGQAPMVQHTKGAVGGRGAATMRNTQANPDLSQPSMIQDKGGAEGGRGAATPRNTQRNTDLSQPSMMQDKGGSVGGSADIDQITSMLSQLSIVQLTEGAVGGQGAATPRNTDIIQPTMLKNKRGAVFEKKSRAVGGSGDAPPTDTMLSQPPVMLHEAGAVGRPGHSTPTNTSLSQPSVLQNTTGGGAGWGGTTLTKTDVSQLPVIQHTEGAEKGLGDATLVDTDLNQPAVIQHTGGDGGRVVRARRNTNLLQPATLQHEGGSAGGRGAPAAIVQPPALTKSSSGGSPILG, from the exons ATGTCTGCTTCGCAACGCATCCTGCGGCGGCGCTGCCGCTTCGGCGACCAGCGCCAGAGCGTGcggctcagcagcagctgggggcgCCTCTCCGCAG gttCCGTCGGAGGAGCCAGAGGAGGATGGCGTTCCACTTTCCAGAGATACAGAAACACTGTCCGGGCACCCGTGCTGCAGCGCGTGAGAGCACGTGGAGGAAGATGCCCTACCAGAAACCAGATAAGCACAGTCCACAACCAGCCCACAATGGTCCAGCATGTGGGAGGGGCTGTAGGAGCAGGGGGTGCCAGTGCCCAGACTGCCGTGATCGTTAGCCAGCCCTCCATGGTCCAGCACAAgggaggagctgatggaggtCAGGGTGCTGCTACCCCCAGAAACACTAAGACAAGTACAAATCTTGGCCAGCCCTCCATGGTCCAGCCCAAgggaggagctgatggaggtCGGGGTGCTACTACCCCCAGAAACACTAAGACAAGTACAAATCTTAGCCAGCCCTCCATGGTCCAGCATAagggaggagctgagggaggtTGGGGCGCTGCTACCCCCAGTAACACTCACATAATCCAGCCAGCCATGtcaaagaacaagagaaaagcCGTGTTTGAGAACAAGAGAGAGGACACGTTTCAGAACAAGAGAAGAGCTGTAGGAGGATTGGGAGACATGACCCAGAGAAATACAGAGCATGGCCAGGCACCCATGGTGCAGCACACGAAAGGAGCTGTAGGAGGTCGGGGTGCTGCTACCATGAGAAACACTCAGGCAAATCCAGATCTTAGCCAGCCCTCCATGATCCAAGATAagggaggagctgagggag GTCGGGGTGCTGCTACCCCCAGAAACACTCAGAGAAATACAGATCTTAGCCAGCCCTCCATGATGCAGGACAAGGGAGGATCCGTAGGAGGATCGGCAGACATTGATCAGATAACCAGCATGCTCAGCCAGCTATCCATAGTGCAGCTGACAGAAGGAGCTGTGGGAGGTCAGGGTGCTGCTACCCCGAGAAATACAGACATTATCCAGCCAACCATGTTAAAGAACAAGAGAGGAGCCGTGTTTGagaagaagagcagagctgtagGAGGATCAGGAGATGCTCCACCGACAGATACAATGCTTAGCCAGCCACCTGTGATGCTGCACGAGGCTGGAGCAGTAGGAAGACCGGGACATTCTACTCCAACAAATACAAGCCTCAGCCAGCCGTCTGTGCTCCAGAACACGACAGGAGGTGGAGCCGGATGGGGGGGCACTACTCTAACAAAGACAGACGTCAGCCAGCTACCCGTGATCCAGCACACGGAAGGAGCTGAGAAAGGATTGGGTGATGCTACCCTGGTAGACACAGATCTTAACCAGCCAGCCGTGATCCAGCACACCGGAGGCGATGGAGGACGTGTTGTTCGTGCCCGGAGAAACACAAACCTTCTCCAGCCAGCCACGCTGCAGCACGAAGGAGGATCTGCAGGAGGACGGGGCGCTCCTGCAGCCATTGTGCAGCCTCCTGCGCTCACAAAGAGCTCCTCGGGTGGCAGCCCGATTTTGGGCTAG
- the LOC125684314 gene encoding uncharacterized protein LOC125684314 isoform X2, translating into MSASQRILRRRCRFGDQRQSVRLSSSWGRLSAGSVGGARGGWRSTFQRYRNTVRAPVLQRVRARGGRCPTRNQISTVHNQPTMVQHVGGAVGAGGASAQTAVIVSQPSMVQHKGGADGGRGATTPRNTKTSTNLSQPSMVQHKGGAEGGWGAATPSNTHIIQPAMSKNKRKAVFENKREDTFQNKRRAVGGLGDMTQRNTEHGQAPMVQHTKGAVGGRGAATMRNTQANPDLSQPSMIQDKGGAEGGRGAATPRNTQTSTNLGQPSMVQHKGGAEGGSGDIDQITSMLSQLSMVQLTEGAVGASGDMTQRNTKHGQAPMIQHKRGAVGGRGAATPRNTQRNTDLSQPSMMQDKGGSVGGSADIDQITSMLSQLSIVQLTEGAVGGQGAATPRNTDIIQPTMLKNKRGAVFEKKSRAVGGSGDAPPTDTMLSQPPVMLHEAGAVGRPGHSTPTNTSLSQPSVLQNTTGGGAGWGGTTLTKTDVSQLPVIQHTEGAEKGLGDATLVDTDLNQPAVIQHTGGDGGRVVRARRNTNLLQPATLQHEGGSAGGRGAPAAIVQPPALTKSSSGGSPILG; encoded by the exons ATGTCTGCTTCGCAACGCATCCTGCGGCGGCGCTGCCGCTTCGGCGACCAGCGCCAGAGCGTGcggctcagcagcagctgggggcgCCTCTCCGCAG gttCCGTCGGAGGAGCCAGAGGAGGATGGCGTTCCACTTTCCAGAGATACAGAAACACTGTCCGGGCACCCGTGCTGCAGCGCGTGAGAGCACGTGGAGGAAGATGCCCTACCAGAAACCAGATAAGCACAGTCCACAACCAGCCCACAATGGTCCAGCATGTGGGAGGGGCTGTAGGAGCAGGGGGTGCCAGTGCCCAGACTGCCGTGATCGTTAGCCAGCCCTCCATGGTCCAGCACAAgggaggagctgatggag gtCGGGGTGCTACTACCCCCAGAAACACTAAGACAAGTACAAATCTTAGCCAGCCCTCCATGGTCCAGCATAagggaggagctgagggaggtTGGGGCGCTGCTACCCCCAGTAACACTCACATAATCCAGCCAGCCATGtcaaagaacaagagaaaagcCGTGTTTGAGAACAAGAGAGAGGACACGTTTCAGAACAAGAGAAGAGCTGTAGGAGGATTGGGAGACATGACCCAGAGAAATACAGAGCATGGCCAGGCACCCATGGTGCAGCACACGAAAGGAGCTGTAGGAGGTCGGGGTGCTGCTACCATGAGAAACACTCAGGCAAATCCAGATCTTAGCCAGCCCTCCATGATCCAAGATAagggaggagctgagggaggtCGGGGTGCTGCTACCCCCAGAAACACTCAGACAAGTACAAATCTTGGCCAGCCCTCCATGGTCCAGCACAagggaggagctgagggaggatCAGGAGACATTGACCAGATAACCAGCATGCTCAGCCAGCTATCCATGGTGCAGCTCACAGAAGGAGCTGTAGGAGCATCTGGAGACATGACACAAAGAAATACCAAGCATGGCCAGGCACCCATGATCCAGCACAAGAGAGGAGCTGTGGGAGGTCGGGGTGCTGCTACCCCCAGAAACACTCAGAGAAATACAGATCTTAGCCAGCCCTCCATGATGCAGGACAAGGGAGGATCCGTAGGAGGATCGGCAGACATTGATCAGATAACCAGCATGCTCAGCCAGCTATCCATAGTGCAGCTGACAGAAGGAGCTGTGGGAGGTCAGGGTGCTGCTACCCCGAGAAATACAGACATTATCCAGCCAACCATGTTAAAGAACAAGAGAGGAGCCGTGTTTGagaagaagagcagagctgtagGAGGATCAGGAGATGCTCCACCGACAGATACAATGCTTAGCCAGCCACCTGTGATGCTGCACGAGGCTGGAGCAGTAGGAAGACCGGGACATTCTACTCCAACAAATACAAGCCTCAGCCAGCCGTCTGTGCTCCAGAACACGACAGGAGGTGGAGCCGGATGGGGGGGCACTACTCTAACAAAGACAGACGTCAGCCAGCTACCCGTGATCCAGCACACGGAAGGAGCTGAGAAAGGATTGGGTGATGCTACCCTGGTAGACACAGATCTTAACCAGCCAGCCGTGATCCAGCACACCGGAGGCGATGGAGGACGTGTTGTTCGTGCCCGGAGAAACACAAACCTTCTCCAGCCAGCCACGCTGCAGCACGAAGGAGGATCTGCAGGAGGACGGGGCGCTCCTGCAGCCATTGTGCAGCCTCCTGCGCTCACAAAGAGCTCCTCGGGTGGCAGCCCGATTTTGGGCTAG
- the LOC125684314 gene encoding uncharacterized protein LOC125684314 isoform X3 codes for MSASQRILRRRCRFGDQRQSVRLSSSWGRLSAGSVGGARGGWRSTFQRYRNTVRAPVLQRVRARGGRCPTRNQISTVHNQPTMVQHVGGAVGAGGASAQTAVIVSQPSMVQHKGGADGGQGAATPRNTKTSTNLGQPSMVQPKGGADGGWGAATPSNTHIIQPAMSKNKRKAVFENKREDTFQNKRRAVGGLGDMTQRNTEHGQAPMVQHTKGAVGGRGAATMRNTQANPDLSQPSMIQDKGGAEGGRGAATPRNTQTSTNLGQPSMVQHKGGAEGGSGDIDQITSMLSQLSMVQLTEGAVGASGDMTQRNTKHGQAPMIQHKRGAVGGRGAATPRNTQRNTDLSQPSMMQDKGGSVGGSADIDQITSMLSQLSIVQLTEGAVGGQGAATPRNTDIIQPTMLKNKRGAVFEKKSRAVGGSGDAPPTDTMLSQPPVMLHEAGAVGRPGHSTPTNTSLSQPSVLQNTTGGGAGWGGTTLTKTDVSQLPVIQHTEGAEKGLGDATLVDTDLNQPAVIQHTGGDGGRVVRARRNTNLLQPATLQHEGGSAGGRGAPAAIVQPPALTKSSSGGSPILG; via the exons ATGTCTGCTTCGCAACGCATCCTGCGGCGGCGCTGCCGCTTCGGCGACCAGCGCCAGAGCGTGcggctcagcagcagctgggggcgCCTCTCCGCAG gttCCGTCGGAGGAGCCAGAGGAGGATGGCGTTCCACTTTCCAGAGATACAGAAACACTGTCCGGGCACCCGTGCTGCAGCGCGTGAGAGCACGTGGAGGAAGATGCCCTACCAGAAACCAGATAAGCACAGTCCACAACCAGCCCACAATGGTCCAGCATGTGGGAGGGGCTGTAGGAGCAGGGGGTGCCAGTGCCCAGACTGCCGTGATCGTTAGCCAGCCCTCCATGGTCCAGCACAAgggaggagctgatggaggtCAGGGTGCTGCTACCCCCAGAAACACTAAGACAAGTACAAATCTTGGCCAGCCCTCCATGGTCCAGCCCAAgggaggagctgatggag gtTGGGGCGCTGCTACCCCCAGTAACACTCACATAATCCAGCCAGCCATGtcaaagaacaagagaaaagcCGTGTTTGAGAACAAGAGAGAGGACACGTTTCAGAACAAGAGAAGAGCTGTAGGAGGATTGGGAGACATGACCCAGAGAAATACAGAGCATGGCCAGGCACCCATGGTGCAGCACACGAAAGGAGCTGTAGGAGGTCGGGGTGCTGCTACCATGAGAAACACTCAGGCAAATCCAGATCTTAGCCAGCCCTCCATGATCCAAGATAagggaggagctgagggaggtCGGGGTGCTGCTACCCCCAGAAACACTCAGACAAGTACAAATCTTGGCCAGCCCTCCATGGTCCAGCACAagggaggagctgagggaggatCAGGAGACATTGACCAGATAACCAGCATGCTCAGCCAGCTATCCATGGTGCAGCTCACAGAAGGAGCTGTAGGAGCATCTGGAGACATGACACAAAGAAATACCAAGCATGGCCAGGCACCCATGATCCAGCACAAGAGAGGAGCTGTGGGAGGTCGGGGTGCTGCTACCCCCAGAAACACTCAGAGAAATACAGATCTTAGCCAGCCCTCCATGATGCAGGACAAGGGAGGATCCGTAGGAGGATCGGCAGACATTGATCAGATAACCAGCATGCTCAGCCAGCTATCCATAGTGCAGCTGACAGAAGGAGCTGTGGGAGGTCAGGGTGCTGCTACCCCGAGAAATACAGACATTATCCAGCCAACCATGTTAAAGAACAAGAGAGGAGCCGTGTTTGagaagaagagcagagctgtagGAGGATCAGGAGATGCTCCACCGACAGATACAATGCTTAGCCAGCCACCTGTGATGCTGCACGAGGCTGGAGCAGTAGGAAGACCGGGACATTCTACTCCAACAAATACAAGCCTCAGCCAGCCGTCTGTGCTCCAGAACACGACAGGAGGTGGAGCCGGATGGGGGGGCACTACTCTAACAAAGACAGACGTCAGCCAGCTACCCGTGATCCAGCACACGGAAGGAGCTGAGAAAGGATTGGGTGATGCTACCCTGGTAGACACAGATCTTAACCAGCCAGCCGTGATCCAGCACACCGGAGGCGATGGAGGACGTGTTGTTCGTGCCCGGAGAAACACAAACCTTCTCCAGCCAGCCACGCTGCAGCACGAAGGAGGATCTGCAGGAGGACGGGGCGCTCCTGCAGCCATTGTGCAGCCTCCTGCGCTCACAAAGAGCTCCTCGGGTGGCAGCCCGATTTTGGGCTAG
- the LOC125684314 gene encoding uncharacterized protein LOC125684314 isoform X1, translated as MSASQRILRRRCRFGDQRQSVRLSSSWGRLSAGSVGGARGGWRSTFQRYRNTVRAPVLQRVRARGGRCPTRNQISTVHNQPTMVQHVGGAVGAGGASAQTAVIVSQPSMVQHKGGADGGQGAATPRNTKTSTNLGQPSMVQPKGGADGGRGATTPRNTKTSTNLSQPSMVQHKGGAEGGWGAATPSNTHIIQPAMSKNKRKAVFENKREDTFQNKRRAVGGLGDMTQRNTEHGQAPMVQHTKGAVGGRGAATMRNTQANPDLSQPSMIQDKGGAEGGRGAATPRNTQTSTNLGQPSMVQHKGGAEGGSGDIDQITSMLSQLSMVQLTEGAVGASGDMTQRNTKHGQAPMIQHKRGAVGGRGAATPRNTQRNTDLSQPSMMQDKGGSVGGSADIDQITSMLSQLSIVQLTEGAVGGQGAATPRNTDIIQPTMLKNKRGAVFEKKSRAVGGSGDAPPTDTMLSQPPVMLHEAGAVGRPGHSTPTNTSLSQPSVLQNTTGGGAGWGGTTLTKTDVSQLPVIQHTEGAEKGLGDATLVDTDLNQPAVIQHTGGDGGRVVRARRNTNLLQPATLQHEGGSAGGRGAPAAIVQPPALTKSSSGGSPILG; from the exons ATGTCTGCTTCGCAACGCATCCTGCGGCGGCGCTGCCGCTTCGGCGACCAGCGCCAGAGCGTGcggctcagcagcagctgggggcgCCTCTCCGCAG gttCCGTCGGAGGAGCCAGAGGAGGATGGCGTTCCACTTTCCAGAGATACAGAAACACTGTCCGGGCACCCGTGCTGCAGCGCGTGAGAGCACGTGGAGGAAGATGCCCTACCAGAAACCAGATAAGCACAGTCCACAACCAGCCCACAATGGTCCAGCATGTGGGAGGGGCTGTAGGAGCAGGGGGTGCCAGTGCCCAGACTGCCGTGATCGTTAGCCAGCCCTCCATGGTCCAGCACAAgggaggagctgatggaggtCAGGGTGCTGCTACCCCCAGAAACACTAAGACAAGTACAAATCTTGGCCAGCCCTCCATGGTCCAGCCCAAgggaggagctgatggaggtCGGGGTGCTACTACCCCCAGAAACACTAAGACAAGTACAAATCTTAGCCAGCCCTCCATGGTCCAGCATAagggaggagctgagggaggtTGGGGCGCTGCTACCCCCAGTAACACTCACATAATCCAGCCAGCCATGtcaaagaacaagagaaaagcCGTGTTTGAGAACAAGAGAGAGGACACGTTTCAGAACAAGAGAAGAGCTGTAGGAGGATTGGGAGACATGACCCAGAGAAATACAGAGCATGGCCAGGCACCCATGGTGCAGCACACGAAAGGAGCTGTAGGAGGTCGGGGTGCTGCTACCATGAGAAACACTCAGGCAAATCCAGATCTTAGCCAGCCCTCCATGATCCAAGATAagggaggagctgagggaggtCGGGGTGCTGCTACCCCCAGAAACACTCAGACAAGTACAAATCTTGGCCAGCCCTCCATGGTCCAGCACAagggaggagctgagggaggatCAGGAGACATTGACCAGATAACCAGCATGCTCAGCCAGCTATCCATGGTGCAGCTCACAGAAGGAGCTGTAGGAGCATCTGGAGACATGACACAAAGAAATACCAAGCATGGCCAGGCACCCATGATCCAGCACAAGAGAGGAGCTGTGGGAGGTCGGGGTGCTGCTACCCCCAGAAACACTCAGAGAAATACAGATCTTAGCCAGCCCTCCATGATGCAGGACAAGGGAGGATCCGTAGGAGGATCGGCAGACATTGATCAGATAACCAGCATGCTCAGCCAGCTATCCATAGTGCAGCTGACAGAAGGAGCTGTGGGAGGTCAGGGTGCTGCTACCCCGAGAAATACAGACATTATCCAGCCAACCATGTTAAAGAACAAGAGAGGAGCCGTGTTTGagaagaagagcagagctgtagGAGGATCAGGAGATGCTCCACCGACAGATACAATGCTTAGCCAGCCACCTGTGATGCTGCACGAGGCTGGAGCAGTAGGAAGACCGGGACATTCTACTCCAACAAATACAAGCCTCAGCCAGCCGTCTGTGCTCCAGAACACGACAGGAGGTGGAGCCGGATGGGGGGGCACTACTCTAACAAAGACAGACGTCAGCCAGCTACCCGTGATCCAGCACACGGAAGGAGCTGAGAAAGGATTGGGTGATGCTACCCTGGTAGACACAGATCTTAACCAGCCAGCCGTGATCCAGCACACCGGAGGCGATGGAGGACGTGTTGTTCGTGCCCGGAGAAACACAAACCTTCTCCAGCCAGCCACGCTGCAGCACGAAGGAGGATCTGCAGGAGGACGGGGCGCTCCTGCAGCCATTGTGCAGCCTCCTGCGCTCACAAAGAGCTCCTCGGGTGGCAGCCCGATTTTGGGCTAG
- the LOC125684313 gene encoding LOW QUALITY PROTEIN: scavenger receptor cysteine-rich type 1 protein M130-like (The sequence of the model RefSeq protein was modified relative to this genomic sequence to represent the inferred CDS: deleted 2 bases in 2 codons), with product MGTEGLRCPQVLWLLLWVQPCRGAAEVRLADGSGCCDGRVEVKRQEQWGTVCDLYWDEDDAAVVCKQLGCGSAISATRSERFVLGSGPIWMAEVQCRGTESALSDCKHDERFVQFCAHTRDAGATCTGFVRLVGGDSRCSGRVEIHDRDGWKSVCDSHFGPKAADVVCRDLQCGTALPVPTASPFGEGTGAIWDRELQCVGNESSLSSCPTGTPRVQPCAQTSIAAVTCTRFRLVNGSTACVGRVEVGVQGTWGSLCASRWDLMDAHVLCRHLGCGFVVSVPEGGHFGRGTGPVWNDWFHCEGTESSPDQCPVTALGASPCSHENDAAVICSGPPHNASLRLVGGGSRCDGRMEILQRGTWGRVLDDQWGMEDTGVVCRQLRCEEAEAAYIVPRAERGTGPVGLRGVRCAGHEAGLSLCDASLRRAVGVMEDVGVVCRGSRQVRLVDGAGRCAGRVEIYYRGRWGTVCDDAWDTADANVVCRQLSCGWAVEAAGSACSGEGSGHIWLDGVNCSGDESALWNCSAEAWGQHDCGHKEDAGVVCSEFVALRLENSDGCSGRLQVFYNGTWGSVGSNSMTAYTAPLVCKELGCGDGGVLESKQPLPQGNGTAWLDHVQCGESNSSFWQCPSGPWQLQSYDDV from the exons ATGGGCACAGAAGGACTCCGATGCCCTCAGGTGCTGTGGCTCCTCCTCTGGGTGCAGCCGTGCAGAG GGGCAGCGGAGGTGAGGCTGGCGGATGGCAGCGGGTGCTGTGATGGGAGAGTGGAGGTGAAACGCCAGGAGCAGTGGGGGACCGTGTGTGATCTCTACTGGGATGAAGATGATGCAGCAGTGGTTTGtaagcagctgggctgtgggtcAGCAATCAGTGCTACACGGAGTGAAAGATTTGTGCTAGGATCTGGCCCCATTTGGATGGCTGAGGTCCAGTGTCGAGGCACTGAGTCTGCCCTGTCTGACTGCAAACATGATGAACGGTTTGTTCAATTCTGCGCACACACTCGGGACGCTGGAGCTACATGTACAG GATTTGTCCGTCTGGTCGGAGGGGACAGCCGCTGCTCAGGACGAGTGGAGATCCATGACAGGGATGGGTGGAAATCTGTCTGTGACTCACACTTTGGTCCCAAAGCTGCTGATGTGGTCTGCAGAGATCTTCAGtgtggcacagccctgcccgTCCCCACAGCAAGTCCCTTTGGAGAAGGGACCGGTGCCATCTGGgacagagagctgcagtgcGTGGGGAACGAATCcagcctctcctcctgccccacggGGACCCCTCGGGtccagccctgtgcccagaCAAGCATTGCTGCAGTCACCTGCACAC GGTTCAGGCTggtgaatggcagcacggcgTGCGTGGGCAGGGTGGAAGTGGGGGTGCAGGGAACATGGGGCAGCCTTTGTGCCTCCCGCTGGGACCTGATGGACGCCCATGTTCTCTGTCGGCACCTGGGCTGCGGGTTCGTGGTGTCCGTTCCCGAAGGAGGGCATTTTGGAAGAGGAACTGGCCCGGTGTGGAATGACTGGTTCCACTGCGAGGGGACTGAGAGCAGCCCAGATCAGTGCCCGGTGACCGCCCTGGGGGCCTCTCCGTGCTCCCACGAGAACGACGCTGCCGTCATTTGCTCAG gccCGCCTCACAACGCATCTCTAAGGCTGGTGGGTGGAGGGAGCCGGTGCGACGGGCGCATGGAGATCTTGCAGCGCGGGACGTGGGGCAGAGTCCTGGATGATCAGTGGGGCATGGAGGACACCGGCGTGGTGTGCCGGCAGCTGCGCTGCGAGGAGGCAGAGGCAGCCTACATTGTGCCGAGGGCCGAGCGAGGGACGGGCCCCGTGGGGCTGCGCGGGGTGCGGTGTGCCGGCCACGAGGCCGGCCTGAGCCTCTGCGACGCCTCCCTGCGCCGGGCCGTGGGCGTCATGGAGGACGTGGGGGTCGTGTGCCGGG GGAGCCGCCAGGTCCGGCTGGTGGACGGGGCCGGGCGATGTGCAGGGAGAGTGGAGATCTACTACCGGGGGCGGTGGGGCACGGTCTGTGACGACGCCTGGGACACGGCCGATGCCAATGTGGTTTGCCGCCAGCTGAGCTGCGGATGGGCCGTGGAGGCGGCCGGCTCGGCTTGCTCTGGGGAGGGCTCCGGGCACATCTGGCTGGATGGCGTGAACTGCTCTGGGGATGAATCTGCTCTCTGGAACTGCTCTGCTGAGGCCTGGGGACAGCACGACTGTGGGCACAAGGAGGACGCAGGAGTCGTCTGCTCAG AGTTCGTGGCCCTGAGGCTGGAGAACAGCGATGGCTGCTCCGGGCGCCTGCAGGTTTTCTACAACGGGACGTGGGGGAGCGTCGGCTCCAACTCGATGACTGCCTACACGGCGCCACTGGTGTGCAAGGAGCTGGGCTGCGGGGACGGAGGGGTCCTGGAAAGCAAACAACCGCTACCGCAGGGT AATGGCACTGCGTGGCTGGACCACGTGCAGTGTGGGGAGAGcaacagctccttctggcag TGTCCCTCTGGTCCCTGGCAGCTGCAGTCCTATGACGATGTGTGA